One genomic segment of Acanthochromis polyacanthus isolate Apoly-LR-REF ecotype Palm Island chromosome 9, KAUST_Apoly_ChrSc, whole genome shotgun sequence includes these proteins:
- the cebpd gene encoding CCAAT/enhancer-binding protein delta — protein MCDIYSLDSHCVSPQCNMSWAMEPANFYESTKLGGPQQGVCKPGSRADGAVEDSTMVELSTTPAMYDDESAIDFSQYIESMTAVPNLELCNDELFLDLFNTVKQEKADFYNLQSSVLPGGMQQQLSAYNAERRADSGLNKGPFSAPIKQESDWSDSDVSSSLPSQIETCAQTSVSLPTGQPTPPTTPEPVSAVCSAKSSPRKMGREKGKKTVDRLSVEYRQRRERNNIAVRKSRDKAKRRNLDMQQKLIELSAENDRLHKTIEQLTRELTGLREFFKQMPSSSFPGSTSAESR, from the coding sequence ATGTGCGACATATACAGCCTGGACTCTCACTGCGTGTCTCCACAATGCAACATGAGTTGGGCAATGGAGCCTGCTAACTTCTACGAGAGCACCAAGCTGGGCGGTCCGCAGCAGGGGGTCTGCAAGCCGGGCAGCAGGGCCGACGGTGCGGTGGAGGACAGCACCATGGTGGAGCTGAGCACAACTCCTGCCATGTACGACGACGAGAGTGCCATTGACTTTAGCCAGTACATCGAGTCCATGACAGCCGTGCCCAACCTGGAGCTGTGCAACGACGAGCTCTTCCTCGACCTGTTCAACACTGTGAAGCAGGAGAAGGCGGATTTCTACAACCTGCAGAGCTCCGTGCTGCCCGGCGgcatgcagcagcagctgtccGCCTACAACGCAGAGAGGAGGGCGGACAGCGGCCTGAACAAGGGGCCGTTCAGCGCCCCCATCAAGCAGGAGTCCGACTGGAGTGACAGTGACGTGTCTTCATCCCTGCCCTCCCAGATCGAGACCTGCGCCCAGACCTCCGTCAGCCTCCCCACAGGGCAGCCCACCCCTCCGACCACCCCGGAGCCCGTCTCCGCGGTGTGCTCGGCCAAGTCCTCGCCAAGGAAGATGGGCAGGGAGAAGGGCAAGAAGACGGTGGACCGGCTGAGCGTGGAGTACCGACAGAGGCGAGAGAGGAATAACATTGCAGTGAGGAAAAGCAGGGACAAAGCCAAGAGGCGCAACTTGGACATGCAGCAGAAGCTGATTGAACTGAGCGCAGAAAACGACAGACTTCACAAAACCATCGAGCAGCTAACCAGAGAGCTCACCGGGCTCAGAGAGTTCTTCAAGCAGATGCCCAGCTCCTCTTTCCCGGGCTCCACGAGTGCAGAGAGCCGGTGA